The Lactobacillus sp. ESL0680 genome has a segment encoding these proteins:
- the mutM gene encoding bifunctional DNA-formamidopyrimidine glycosylase/DNA-(apurinic or apyrimidinic site) lyase, with translation MPEMPEVETVRRTLLPLIKGKTIKKVTLWYPKIIASDHDEFVKQVTGQKVLTIDRYAKYLLIRLSGDLTIVSHLRMEGKYRLTAVAEPKDKHDHVQFAFTDDTALRYNDVRKFGRMQLVATGTEKIVTGISKLGFEPNSTEFTVEFLAAGLSHKKKNIKSTLLDQTIVAGLGNIYVDEVLWETKIHPLSVASQIPREKVAELHDNINALITLAIAKRGTTVHTYLDANGETGGFQKMLRVYGHQGEPCARCGNSLEKIKVNGRGTTFCPKCQVVYK, from the coding sequence ATGCCAGAAATGCCGGAAGTTGAAACAGTGCGCCGCACTTTGCTTCCCTTGATTAAAGGAAAAACAATTAAAAAGGTAACGTTGTGGTATCCTAAAATTATTGCCAGCGACCATGACGAGTTTGTCAAACAAGTTACTGGTCAGAAGGTTTTAACCATTGATCGCTATGCTAAGTACTTATTAATTCGTCTAAGTGGCGATTTAACGATTGTGTCGCACTTACGTATGGAAGGTAAATATCGGCTGACAGCAGTTGCCGAACCTAAGGATAAACACGATCACGTGCAGTTTGCTTTCACTGATGATACGGCCTTACGCTATAACGACGTGCGCAAGTTTGGCCGCATGCAGCTGGTTGCAACGGGAACAGAAAAGATCGTCACTGGAATTAGTAAACTTGGTTTTGAACCTAATTCTACCGAGTTTACGGTGGAATTTTTAGCAGCTGGACTTAGCCACAAGAAGAAAAATATCAAGAGTACTTTGCTTGACCAAACTATTGTTGCCGGGTTAGGCAACATCTATGTTGACGAGGTCTTGTGGGAAACGAAAATTCACCCGTTAAGTGTTGCTAGTCAAATTCCTAGGGAAAAAGTGGCAGAACTGCATGACAATATTAACGCGCTAATTACTTTAGCGATTGCAAAACGCGGCACTACTGTGCATACTTATCTTGATGCTAATGGTGAAACCGGCGGCTTTCAAAAAATGTTGCGGGTCTATGGTCATCAGGGTGAACCGTGTGCGCGCTGTGGCAATTCACTTGAAAAGATTAAAGTTAATGGTCGCGGGACGACTTTTTGTCCTAAGTGCCAGGTGGTTTACAAATGA
- a CDS encoding thioredoxin family protein: MEQIKELTQTKLTEITKNGRTVLEFSADWCPDCRFLDPFMPAIEQDFADSKFYQIDRDGSIDLAKELNIMGIPSFVVYQDGAEIGRLVNKDRKTKDEVEDFLRSLD; this comes from the coding sequence ATGGAACAAATTAAAGAATTAACGCAAACAAAATTAACTGAAATTACTAAAAATGGTCGTACTGTCTTGGAATTTTCTGCTGATTGGTGCCCAGACTGCCGCTTTTTAGATCCATTTATGCCGGCAATTGAGCAAGATTTTGCCGATAGCAAGTTTTATCAAATTGATCGTGATGGCTCAATTGATTTAGCTAAAGAATTAAATATTATGGGAATTCCATCATTTGTTGTCTACCAAGATGGCGCAGAAATTGGTAGACTAGTAAATAAGGATCGTAAGACCAAAGATGAAGTTGAGGACTTTTTGCGGTCACTTGACTAA
- the polA gene encoding DNA polymerase I, whose protein sequence is MANQKLLLIDGNSVAFRAFYALYRQLENFKNAEGLHTNAIYTFKNMLDVLLKDVQPDYVLVAFDAGKTTFRNSMYDDYKGGRQKTPPELLEQLPYIQEMLHDLGIATYELKNYEADDIIGTFARLGEEQNMAVTIVTGDKDLTQLASEKTTVMVTKSGVSDLEAYTPEHMKEVNGVTPTEFIDMKALMGDNSDNYPGVTKVGPKTASRLIQQYGSVEGLYEHVDDMKKSKLKENLINDKDKAFLAKKLATINRESPVAIDLAGVKRQKVDQEKLRQFYEKMNFRKFLNQLDTSDTASDENTPEAEVKIDYVELTKEQLEQIKVAEGDTVSFYLGMLGANYHLAEFIGFALKIGEQTYVSRDVELLQTEQLKQILENADIQKDVFDLKRTMVGLNRLDIQVQGIDYDMLLASYLVNNENNSNDMGEVCHLYGDYSVKSDFEVYGKGKKEHVPDDDQILFSHLASKAQSIVRLKDELLKQLKDHEQDDLFASIEIPVARVLAVMEMNGIKVQASTLIQLQNEFAVALQDLENKIYQEAGERFNLNSPKQLGHILFEKMGLPPIKKTKTGYSTSVDVLNQLKDQSPIIDEILTYRQIAKIQSTYVKGLLDVIQKDGCVHTRYLQTLTATGRLSSVDPNLQNIPTRTEEGKQIRKAFVPSTPDGYIFSCDYSQIELRVLAQVSGDENMQEAFKTGYDIHSHTAMKIFHLDSPDEVTPLMRRRAKAVNFGIVYGISDYGLSKNLNISRKQAKEFIDNYFEQYPQIRDYMDKAVQEAREKGYAETIMHRRRYLPDIHAKNFNVRSFAERTAINSPIQGSAADIIKIAMINMQKKLDELHLKTKMVVQVHDELIFDVPKDELETIKKIVPEVMQSAVQLDIPLIADSGWGHNWYDAK, encoded by the coding sequence ATGGCTAATCAAAAATTACTTTTAATTGATGGTAATTCCGTTGCCTTTCGTGCGTTTTATGCACTCTACCGGCAGCTTGAAAACTTCAAAAACGCTGAAGGTCTGCACACTAATGCCATTTATACTTTTAAAAATATGCTGGATGTTCTATTAAAAGACGTTCAGCCGGACTATGTCTTGGTTGCGTTTGATGCCGGCAAGACAACTTTTAGAAATAGCATGTACGATGATTACAAGGGCGGCCGCCAGAAAACACCGCCGGAATTATTGGAGCAGTTGCCGTATATTCAAGAAATGCTGCATGACTTGGGCATTGCGACTTATGAACTAAAGAATTATGAAGCCGATGATATTATCGGGACTTTCGCGCGTCTTGGTGAAGAACAAAATATGGCGGTGACAATCGTTACTGGAGATAAGGATTTAACCCAATTAGCTTCAGAAAAGACAACGGTCATGGTGACTAAGTCTGGCGTTTCAGACCTAGAAGCCTATACACCTGAACACATGAAGGAAGTCAATGGCGTGACGCCAACTGAATTTATTGATATGAAGGCACTGATGGGGGATAATTCCGATAATTATCCCGGAGTAACTAAGGTTGGTCCAAAGACGGCTTCACGCCTAATCCAGCAGTATGGTTCAGTTGAGGGACTTTACGAGCATGTAGATGATATGAAAAAGTCCAAGCTAAAGGAAAACTTAATTAACGACAAGGATAAGGCCTTTTTAGCTAAAAAGTTAGCAACCATTAACCGTGAAAGTCCAGTAGCAATCGACTTAGCAGGTGTTAAGCGGCAAAAAGTTGACCAAGAAAAATTACGGCAGTTTTATGAAAAGATGAATTTTCGTAAATTTTTAAATCAATTGGACACGTCAGATACTGCTTCTGATGAAAATACTCCTGAAGCAGAAGTTAAGATTGACTATGTTGAACTTACTAAAGAGCAGCTAGAACAAATTAAGGTTGCTGAAGGGGATACTGTCAGCTTTTATTTGGGGATGCTGGGTGCAAATTATCATTTGGCAGAATTTATTGGTTTTGCCCTTAAAATTGGCGAGCAAACCTATGTCAGTCGCGATGTTGAACTTTTGCAGACTGAGCAATTAAAGCAAATTTTAGAAAATGCCGACATTCAAAAAGATGTTTTTGACCTTAAACGAACAATGGTTGGTCTTAATCGATTGGATATTCAAGTTCAGGGAATTGATTATGATATGCTGCTGGCATCATACTTGGTTAATAATGAGAATAATTCCAATGACATGGGCGAAGTTTGCCATTTGTATGGTGACTACTCTGTCAAGAGTGACTTTGAAGTTTATGGCAAGGGCAAAAAGGAGCACGTTCCTGATGATGACCAGATTTTATTCAGCCACCTTGCCAGCAAAGCCCAGTCGATTGTTAGGTTGAAGGATGAATTATTAAAGCAGCTCAAGGATCATGAACAGGATGACTTGTTTGCTAGCATTGAAATTCCGGTAGCGCGCGTTTTAGCAGTGATGGAAATGAACGGCATTAAGGTACAGGCAAGCACTTTAATTCAACTGCAGAATGAATTTGCTGTGGCATTGCAAGACCTTGAAAACAAGATTTACCAAGAAGCTGGGGAACGTTTCAACCTTAATTCTCCTAAGCAATTAGGGCATATTCTGTTTGAAAAGATGGGCTTGCCGCCAATTAAAAAGACCAAAACCGGTTATTCAACATCAGTTGACGTTTTGAACCAGTTAAAAGACCAGAGTCCAATTATTGATGAAATTTTGACTTACCGGCAGATTGCCAAAATTCAATCGACTTATGTTAAGGGCCTGCTTGATGTTATCCAAAAGGATGGTTGCGTTCATACGCGTTATTTACAGACGTTGACGGCAACAGGACGGTTGTCTTCAGTTGATCCTAACTTGCAAAATATTCCTACTAGAACCGAAGAAGGCAAGCAAATCAGAAAGGCCTTCGTTCCAAGCACGCCTGATGGCTACATTTTTTCTTGTGACTACTCGCAAATTGAATTGCGGGTTTTGGCGCAAGTTTCTGGTGATGAAAACATGCAGGAAGCCTTTAAGACAGGCTATGATATTCACTCACACACGGCGATGAAGATTTTTCACTTAGATTCTCCAGATGAAGTGACGCCATTAATGCGTCGCCGAGCAAAGGCAGTTAACTTTGGGATTGTTTATGGAATTTCCGATTATGGCCTGTCTAAGAATTTGAACATCAGTCGAAAACAGGCTAAGGAATTTATTGATAATTACTTTGAGCAATATCCGCAAATTCGCGATTATATGGACAAGGCTGTCCAAGAAGCGCGTGAAAAGGGCTATGCCGAAACAATTATGCACCGTCGTCGTTACTTACCTGATATTCATGCCAAGAATTTCAATGTGCGGTCATTTGCGGAAAGAACCGCAATAAACTCACCAATTCAGGGGTCAGCTGCTGATATTATTAAGATTGCCATGATTAACATGCAGAAGAAGCTGGATGAATTACACCTCAAGACGAAGATGGTAGTTCAGGTTCATGATGAGCTGATTTTTGATGTGCCTAAGGATGAATTAGAAACGATTAAGAAGATCGTTCCTGAGGTTATGCAGTCAGCAGTCCAGCTTGATATTCCGTTAATTGCTGATTCCGGTTGGGGTCACAATTGGTACGATGCAAAATAA
- the ytpR gene encoding YtpR family tRNA-binding protein: MITSINKRSYPNTLIVILGQDHGKSEYVEKGDITQVIDEQGNVTGYNFFNVDKVIDYAKLPDGQVKLTDAELTALNQKLTEAGFDTKLAYGKPTLVYGLVKTCDKHPDSDHLHVTTIEVGDGEEHQIVCGAPNIAQGQKVVVALPGTLMPNGQQIWPGDLRGVDSYGMICSARELGLEHAEQKRGIMVVPDDFTIGAAFDPEVCDELLASGKIKL, translated from the coding sequence ATGATTACTAGTATTAATAAACGCAGTTATCCTAATACATTAATCGTGATTTTGGGTCAAGATCACGGTAAGAGCGAATACGTGGAAAAGGGCGACATTACTCAAGTTATTGATGAGCAAGGTAACGTTACTGGTTACAACTTCTTTAACGTTGACAAGGTAATTGACTATGCTAAATTGCCAGATGGTCAAGTTAAGTTGACAGATGCTGAGCTGACAGCTTTGAACCAAAAGCTGACTGAAGCTGGCTTTGATACAAAATTAGCTTATGGCAAGCCAACTCTTGTTTATGGCTTAGTTAAGACTTGTGACAAGCACCCAGATTCCGACCACTTGCATGTTACCACGATTGAAGTCGGCGATGGCGAGGAACACCAAATCGTTTGTGGTGCACCTAATATTGCTCAAGGTCAAAAGGTAGTTGTTGCTTTGCCTGGTACGTTGATGCCTAATGGTCAACAAATTTGGCCTGGCGATTTGCGTGGAGTTGACTCATACGGCATGATTTGTTCAGCTCGCGAATTAGGCTTAGAACATGCAGAGCAAAAGCGCGGTATTATGGTTGTACCTGATGACTTTACAATTGGCGCTGCTTTTGATCCAGAAGTCTGTGATGAATTGCTAGCTAGTGGCAAGATTAAGTTATAA
- the trmB gene encoding tRNA (guanosine(46)-N7)-methyltransferase TrmB — protein MRLRNKPWAVELVKNHPESVLDRPDPDVKIDWAARFPKPEQPLEIEVGSGKGHFITTLAEMHPEKNFVAVELQITAAGIILRTKLDKKLDNLQILCADAAAIDAFFAPNSTDVIYLNFSDPWPKTRHEKRRLTYQSFLNKYEKVLINAGQIEFKTDNAGLFAYSLKSMNNYGMHFDFVSVDLHHEAEEIVAQNVETEYEHKFAAKGNPIYALHADFGVK, from the coding sequence ATGAGATTACGAAATAAGCCGTGGGCGGTTGAGTTAGTGAAGAACCATCCGGAGAGTGTTCTTGACAGACCAGATCCAGATGTGAAGATTGACTGGGCCGCCCGCTTTCCTAAGCCTGAGCAGCCACTTGAAATTGAAGTAGGTTCAGGTAAGGGTCACTTCATTACTACTCTGGCTGAAATGCACCCAGAGAAAAATTTTGTGGCAGTTGAATTACAAATTACGGCTGCCGGCATTATTTTGCGGACGAAGCTTGATAAAAAGCTCGATAACTTGCAGATTTTATGTGCAGATGCAGCCGCAATTGATGCCTTTTTTGCACCAAATTCAACTGATGTAATTTATCTTAACTTTAGTGATCCGTGGCCAAAAACCCGGCATGAAAAACGTCGGCTGACATACCAGTCATTTTTAAACAAGTACGAAAAGGTCTTGATTAATGCCGGACAGATTGAGTTTAAGACGGATAATGCGGGGCTATTTGCGTATTCACTCAAGAGTATGAATAATTACGGGATGCACTTTGACTTTGTGTCTGTTGACTTGCACCATGAAGCAGAAGAGATTGTGGCGCAAAATGTGGAAACTGAATACGAACACAAATTTGCGGCTAAAGGTAATCCAATTTATGCTCTTCATGCTGATTTTGGAGTAAAATAA
- the coaE gene encoding dephospho-CoA kinase (Dephospho-CoA kinase (CoaE) performs the final step in coenzyme A biosynthesis.) → MTLVLGLTGGIASGKSTADDFFKKQQLPIIDSDLIAHDILNVGEAGYHQVVQQFGSNFLNPDQTINRHQLGEVVFSDPKQLSILNKITHPLIFQIIQTKITQNKQAGEQLVILDAPVLFESGAQKYCDKTLLITVPEEMQIKRLMARDGLTRKAALNRINSQMPLAKKVKLADYVITNTGTIEELEAQLAQLLLKLKGEKNGMS, encoded by the coding sequence ATGACACTAGTGTTGGGCTTAACCGGCGGAATTGCCAGCGGCAAAAGTACGGCAGATGACTTTTTTAAAAAGCAGCAGTTGCCGATTATTGACAGTGACCTGATTGCTCATGATATTTTGAATGTTGGTGAAGCTGGTTATCATCAAGTTGTCCAGCAATTTGGCAGCAATTTTTTAAATCCGGACCAAACGATTAATCGTCATCAGCTTGGCGAAGTGGTGTTCAGTGATCCTAAGCAATTGAGTATCTTGAATAAAATTACCCACCCGTTGATTTTTCAAATAATTCAGACTAAAATTACGCAAAATAAACAAGCTGGTGAGCAGCTGGTTATTCTGGATGCTCCGGTCTTATTTGAATCGGGCGCGCAAAAGTATTGCGACAAGACGTTGCTAATTACAGTTCCTGAAGAAATGCAGATTAAGCGGCTGATGGCGCGTGATGGCTTAACGCGTAAGGCGGCGCTAAATCGGATTAACAGTCAGATGCCACTTGCTAAAAAAGTCAAGTTGGCCGACTATGTAATTACAAATACTGGTACAATAGAAGAATTAGAGGCCCAATTGGCCCAGTTGCTACTTAAATTAAAAGGAGAGAAGAATGGAATGTCCTAA
- the murC gene encoding UDP-N-acetylmuramate--L-alanine ligase has product MLDKNKQIWFIGIKGTGMASLALLLHDLGYKVAGSDIAKYTFTQVPLEKAGIEVADFAATNIKPSGQIIVKGNAFKDDNVEVKACEDQGITWQSYPDTVEEVVAMHTSIGVSGTHGKTSTTGLLAHVLGEAAPTSYLIGDGEGKGVQDSRFFVYEADEYRRHFLAYHPDYQIMTNIDFDHPDYFKDQDDYTSAFQTAADQTKKGLFVWGGNNRLQALKTSIPKYTYGFEDTDDFQAVNIDRTTTGSTFDVLAHGKNIGRFTVHLFGDHNILNTTAVVAVAYTEKIPLEDIQEGLLTYRGAKRRFTETDYGDINVIDDYAHHPTEMKATIQAARQKFPGKRLVVVFQPHTFSRTKKYAKDFEEILRDVDKAYITPIYASARESAGDISSEDLTAQIPGSEVLDLANIADLTQNHDSVIVFMGAGDIPKYEDAFAKLLQK; this is encoded by the coding sequence ATGTTAGATAAGAACAAACAAATTTGGTTTATTGGAATTAAGGGTACAGGGATGGCTTCTTTGGCCTTGTTGTTGCACGACTTAGGCTATAAGGTTGCCGGCAGTGACATTGCTAAATACACTTTTACGCAAGTACCGCTAGAAAAAGCTGGAATTGAAGTTGCTGACTTTGCGGCTACTAATATTAAGCCTAGCGGACAAATAATTGTTAAGGGTAATGCTTTTAAAGACGATAATGTTGAAGTCAAGGCATGTGAAGATCAGGGTATTACTTGGCAGAGTTATCCTGACACGGTTGAAGAAGTCGTAGCAATGCATACCAGCATTGGTGTTTCTGGAACTCATGGCAAGACCTCGACAACAGGCCTATTAGCTCATGTACTCGGTGAAGCTGCACCAACTTCTTATTTAATTGGTGATGGTGAAGGTAAGGGCGTCCAAGATTCGCGCTTCTTTGTTTATGAAGCTGATGAGTACCGCCGTCACTTCTTGGCTTATCATCCAGATTATCAAATTATGACTAACATTGACTTCGATCACCCTGATTACTTTAAAGATCAGGACGATTATACTTCAGCCTTCCAAACAGCTGCTGATCAAACTAAGAAGGGGTTGTTTGTTTGGGGCGGCAACAATCGTTTGCAAGCTTTAAAGACCAGTATTCCTAAGTATACTTATGGTTTTGAAGACACTGATGACTTCCAAGCAGTTAATATTGACCGGACAACGACTGGTTCAACTTTTGATGTTTTAGCTCATGGTAAAAACATTGGCCGCTTCACAGTTCACTTGTTTGGTGACCATAATATTTTGAACACGACGGCAGTTGTGGCGGTTGCTTATACTGAAAAAATTCCGCTAGAAGATATTCAAGAAGGTTTGTTGACTTATCGTGGTGCCAAACGCCGGTTTACTGAAACTGACTACGGTGATATTAATGTAATTGATGATTACGCTCACCACCCAACCGAAATGAAGGCTACCATTCAAGCTGCCCGCCAAAAATTTCCAGGCAAACGGCTAGTTGTTGTCTTTCAGCCGCATACATTTTCTCGGACTAAAAAATATGCTAAAGACTTCGAAGAAATTTTGCGTGATGTTGATAAGGCTTATATAACACCGATCTATGCATCTGCTCGTGAGAGTGCTGGCGATATATCAAGTGAAGATTTAACTGCGCAAATTCCGGGTTCGGAAGTTCTTGATTTGGCTAATATTGCTGATCTAACCCAGAACCATGACAGTGTTATTGTCTTCATGGGTGCCGGTGATATACCAAAATACGAAGATGCCTTCGCAAAATTATTGCAAAAATAA